The proteins below come from a single Cupriavidus pauculus genomic window:
- a CDS encoding LysR family transcriptional regulator has product MDQTALSLLVDIIDAGNLSRAASQLGMSRANVSKRLNQFERQLGAELLRRSTRQLEPTELGWQLYEHGRAIRHQLMAAQESVQSLGKRLSGTVRLSVPSGFGQHTMAAWFMEFMALYPAITLNVIFDNDIEDLIKGAVDFSVRVMGEAPTHAVAHSLGDVEYVACATPALARESGMPRTLDEFGDLPLITSELTGQKLLAAGRPGTAGGQPQIHPRLTSANFFFLRDAILQGLGVGLLPRYMVARDIEAGTLLRLPLPPKDLAFLRTTMYLLYLPTRYQTRAVTTLIAFLREKAAA; this is encoded by the coding sequence ATGGACCAGACCGCGCTGTCTCTGCTCGTAGACATCATCGATGCCGGCAACCTGAGCCGGGCCGCGAGTCAACTCGGCATGAGCCGGGCCAATGTCAGCAAGCGGCTCAACCAGTTCGAGCGGCAGTTGGGCGCCGAACTGCTTCGGCGCAGCACACGGCAGCTGGAGCCGACCGAGCTCGGCTGGCAGCTGTACGAGCATGGACGCGCCATCCGCCATCAGCTGATGGCCGCGCAGGAATCGGTGCAGAGCCTGGGCAAACGGCTCAGCGGCACGGTGCGGCTGAGCGTGCCGAGCGGATTCGGGCAGCACACGATGGCCGCCTGGTTCATGGAGTTCATGGCGCTGTATCCGGCCATCACGCTCAACGTGATCTTCGACAACGATATCGAGGACCTGATCAAGGGGGCGGTGGACTTTTCGGTACGCGTGATGGGCGAGGCACCGACGCATGCGGTCGCGCATAGCCTGGGCGACGTGGAGTACGTGGCCTGTGCCACACCGGCGCTGGCGCGCGAGAGCGGCATGCCCCGCACGCTCGACGAGTTCGGCGATCTGCCGCTGATTACGTCGGAGCTCACGGGGCAGAAGCTGCTGGCGGCCGGACGGCCCGGGACCGCCGGCGGGCAGCCGCAGATCCACCCTCGCCTGACGTCGGCGAATTTCTTCTTTCTGCGCGATGCGATCCTGCAGGGGCTCGGGGTCGGCCTGCTGCCCCGCTATATGGTCGCGCGCGATATCGAGGCGGGTACGCTGCTGCGATTGCCGCTGCCGCCGAAGGATCTGGCATTTCTGCGGACGACCATGTATCTGCTGTATCTGCCGACGCGCTACCAGACGCGGGCGGTGACCACGCTGATTGCGTTTCTGCGGGAAAAGGCCGCTGCCTAG
- a CDS encoding carboxymuconolactone decarboxylase family protein yields MNAPRLPWNTLAPVQYKSLAAVSMASAKSSLGPVLVELVQTRVSQINGCAYCLDMHVRDLRKAGESWKRLNVLSAWREVPNLFTAKEQAALAWAESLTNLPAGFDDRNAEFEALRAHFTEQEIVELSWTVAAINAWNRMAIGMHQPVDDTPIE; encoded by the coding sequence ATGAATGCACCCCGTCTGCCGTGGAACACGCTGGCACCCGTTCAATACAAGTCGCTGGCGGCCGTGAGCATGGCCAGCGCAAAGTCCTCGCTTGGCCCGGTACTGGTCGAGCTGGTTCAGACCCGCGTGTCGCAGATCAACGGCTGCGCGTACTGCCTGGACATGCACGTGCGCGATCTGCGCAAGGCTGGCGAGTCCTGGAAGCGCCTGAATGTGTTGTCGGCCTGGCGTGAAGTGCCGAATCTGTTCACGGCGAAGGAGCAGGCCGCCCTGGCGTGGGCCGAATCGCTGACGAACCTGCCGGCCGGATTCGACGACCGCAATGCGGAATTCGAGGCGCTGCGCGCACACTTCACCGAGCAGGAGATCGTCGAGCTGAGCTGGACCGTGGCGGCGATCAACGCGTGGAACCGCATGGCGATCGGCATGCACCAGCCCGTGGACGACACGCCGATCGAATGA
- a CDS encoding class I tRNA ligase family protein, which translates to MTYRYITTPIYYVNDRPHLGHAYASVHADIMARYLRAAGRQVMLVTGADEHGEKIAKAAMRNNEAPAAFAERHARTFQDAWRRLAVEPDVFVRTTAPAHARVVSDCLARLYEAGEIYLAEYEGLYSVGQERFVTDKELVDGKLPEDREPPVLRREPNYFFRMESHRAWMRDLLRDTPDLIQPAQYRNEVLNLLEAPIGDLSISRPVSRLDWGIPIPWDKGHVTYVWFDALLSYVSPLGYPDGQAFADYWPSARHVIGKDILRTHTLFWLGMTHALGIAPYRRLHVSGHLLGADGRKMSKSLGNGVDPLEAADTYGVDALRYALIREVSFGLDGIISNAVIAQRLTRDLADDLGNLASRTLAMVTKYRGGTIPAPHRHDAAEQAIVARAAELPAIVLALVDDMKVGRAVEHVMEFVTQLNGYVARSAPWTLAKDAGAAARLDTVLHTLLEGLYSVSNLLAPVMPGKMRELRSLLGAVVAPGWDVPWGRGVTPGAAISAGILFRKPAVVDVSDISDVSDISAVTSGTPARPAAA; encoded by the coding sequence ATGACATATCGATACATCACGACGCCCATCTACTACGTCAACGACCGGCCGCATCTCGGCCACGCCTACGCGAGCGTGCATGCGGACATCATGGCGCGCTATCTGCGCGCGGCGGGCCGGCAGGTGATGCTTGTCACGGGCGCCGACGAGCACGGCGAGAAGATTGCCAAGGCCGCCATGCGGAACAATGAAGCGCCGGCCGCGTTCGCGGAGCGCCATGCGCGTACGTTCCAGGACGCGTGGCGGCGCCTGGCTGTGGAACCGGATGTGTTCGTCCGCACGACCGCGCCCGCGCATGCGCGCGTCGTCTCCGACTGTCTGGCCCGGCTGTACGAGGCGGGCGAGATCTATCTGGCGGAGTACGAAGGGCTCTACTCGGTGGGGCAGGAGCGCTTTGTCACGGACAAGGAACTCGTGGATGGCAAGCTGCCCGAAGACAGGGAACCCCCGGTGCTGCGGCGCGAGCCCAACTACTTTTTCCGCATGGAGTCGCATCGCGCATGGATGCGCGATCTGCTGCGGGACACGCCCGACCTCATCCAGCCGGCCCAGTACCGCAACGAGGTGTTGAACCTGCTGGAGGCACCCATCGGCGATCTCAGCATCTCCCGGCCGGTGTCGCGGCTCGACTGGGGCATCCCCATTCCGTGGGACAAGGGACATGTCACCTATGTCTGGTTCGACGCGCTGCTCAGCTATGTCTCACCGCTCGGCTACCCCGATGGACAGGCCTTTGCCGATTACTGGCCATCGGCGCGGCACGTGATCGGCAAGGACATCCTCCGCACGCATACGCTGTTCTGGCTCGGCATGACCCATGCGCTGGGCATCGCGCCCTATCGGCGCCTGCACGTATCGGGGCATCTGCTCGGCGCCGATGGCCGCAAGATGAGCAAGTCGCTGGGGAACGGCGTCGATCCGCTCGAGGCCGCCGATACCTACGGCGTCGATGCGTTGCGCTATGCGCTGATTCGCGAGGTCAGCTTCGGCCTCGACGGCATCATCAGCAACGCCGTGATCGCGCAGCGGCTGACGCGCGATCTGGCGGACGACCTCGGCAACCTCGCGTCGCGCACGCTGGCGATGGTGACGAAGTACCGCGGGGGCACGATACCCGCGCCCCACCGGCACGACGCCGCGGAACAGGCGATTGTCGCGCGCGCGGCCGAGCTGCCGGCCATCGTGCTGGCGCTCGTCGATGACATGAAGGTGGGCCGCGCGGTGGAGCACGTGATGGAGTTCGTGACGCAACTCAACGGCTATGTCGCGCGCAGCGCGCCGTGGACGCTTGCCAAGGATGCGGGCGCGGCGGCGCGGCTCGATACGGTCCTGCATACGTTGCTGGAAGGGCTCTACAGCGTCTCCAACCTGCTCGCGCCCGTGATGCCCGGAAAGATGCGGGAATTGCGGTCCCTGCTCGGCGCCGTGGTGGCGCCGGGCTGGGATGTGCCGTGGGGTCGGGGCGTGACGCCGGGCGCCGCCATTTCGGCAGGCATCCTGTTCCGGAAGCCCGCCGTTGTTGACGTTAGCGATATTAGCGACGTTAGCGACATTAGCGCCGTTACGAGTGGCACACCAGCCCGTCCTGCAGCTGCGTGA
- a CDS encoding isochorismatase family protein, whose product MELSSSDTGVVFIDPQNDVLSEHGVNWGAVGASVRENGTIGNMEKIFKAAKTRGYEVFISPHYFYPTDVTWKMNGPLEAMEAENRSFARAGVLNLKGFEGSGADWLETFKPYIDDGKTVVVGPHKVFGPQTNDLVLQLRKRKISKVILGGMLANMCVESHLRHLIEEGFEVAVVKDAVAGPRHPVWGDGYAAALVNYRFLAHQVPTTDEVVAAM is encoded by the coding sequence ATGGAACTGAGCAGCAGTGACACCGGCGTGGTATTCATCGATCCGCAGAACGATGTGCTCAGCGAGCACGGCGTCAACTGGGGAGCCGTAGGCGCGAGCGTCCGGGAGAACGGGACGATCGGCAACATGGAGAAGATCTTCAAGGCGGCGAAGACCAGGGGCTACGAGGTCTTTATCTCTCCACACTACTTCTACCCGACCGACGTCACGTGGAAGATGAACGGGCCGCTCGAGGCGATGGAGGCCGAGAACCGCAGCTTCGCGCGCGCGGGGGTGCTGAATCTGAAGGGTTTCGAAGGTTCCGGTGCCGATTGGCTGGAGACGTTCAAGCCTTATATCGACGACGGCAAGACCGTCGTGGTCGGCCCCCACAAGGTGTTCGGTCCGCAGACCAACGACCTGGTCCTGCAGTTGAGAAAGCGCAAGATTTCGAAGGTGATTCTCGGTGGCATGCTTGCCAACATGTGTGTCGAGTCTCACCTCCGTCATCTGATCGAGGAGGGATTCGAGGTCGCGGTCGTGAAGGATGCGGTCGCGGGTCCCCGTCATCCCGTCTGGGGAGACGGCTACGCCGCGGCCCTGGTCAACTATCGGTTCCTGGCCCACCAGGTCCCGACCACGGACGAAGTCGTGGCCGCGATGTAA
- a CDS encoding CaiB/BaiF CoA transferase family protein, translating into MQSPGNEQSTAVLPLAGVRVLDLSRVLAGPMCAMALADLGADVIKVEHPARGDDTRDWGIRIGTRNTSYFNSANRNKRSVTIDLQNEQGVALVRRLVAQSDVVIQNFKVGGAEKLGLGYEQLSEINPRIVYCSISGYSRASPEAERPGYDLVVQGESGVMATNGEAGQGPLKFGVAAVDMFTGMYSAQAILAALFARQATGRGRHVQMALYDCGLMIPSYYGMEAMLRDAEPPKFGNAHPSIVPYGVFEAADGPLVITVGNNGQFQRFCREVIGRPEWAEDERFATNTARSANRDVLLPELRSVLRSFSRVDLLARLNAANIPCGEVLGMLEALQSERTAQAGLLHRFEDSEAGPQAVLAPPYAMDGARMPVRMPPPHMGEHTQSVFSELLQLDDDAIAALRADGVI; encoded by the coding sequence ATGCAATCACCAGGCAACGAACAATCGACGGCCGTGCTGCCCCTCGCGGGGGTACGCGTCCTGGACCTCTCGCGCGTGCTCGCGGGACCGATGTGCGCGATGGCGCTGGCCGACCTCGGCGCGGACGTCATCAAGGTCGAGCATCCCGCGCGCGGTGACGATACCCGCGACTGGGGCATCCGCATCGGCACGCGCAATACCTCGTATTTCAACAGCGCCAACCGCAACAAGCGGTCCGTCACCATCGACCTGCAGAACGAACAGGGCGTGGCGCTCGTGCGCCGGCTCGTCGCCCAGAGCGACGTCGTGATCCAGAACTTCAAGGTGGGCGGTGCCGAGAAACTCGGCCTTGGCTACGAACAGCTCAGCGAGATCAACCCGCGCATCGTGTATTGCTCGATCTCGGGCTACTCGCGCGCGTCGCCGGAAGCCGAGCGTCCCGGCTACGACCTCGTCGTGCAGGGCGAGTCCGGCGTGATGGCGACCAATGGCGAAGCGGGGCAGGGCCCGCTGAAGTTCGGCGTGGCCGCGGTGGACATGTTCACGGGCATGTATTCGGCGCAGGCGATTCTCGCCGCGCTGTTCGCGCGGCAGGCCACGGGCCGTGGCCGCCACGTGCAGATGGCGCTCTACGACTGCGGCCTGATGATTCCGTCCTACTACGGCATGGAAGCGATGCTGCGCGATGCCGAGCCGCCGAAGTTCGGCAATGCGCATCCGTCGATCGTGCCCTACGGCGTGTTCGAGGCGGCCGACGGCCCGCTCGTGATTACCGTCGGCAACAACGGGCAGTTCCAGCGCTTCTGCCGCGAAGTGATCGGCCGTCCGGAATGGGCCGAGGACGAGCGCTTTGCCACGAATACCGCGCGCTCCGCCAATCGCGACGTGCTGCTGCCCGAACTCCGCTCGGTACTGCGCAGCTTCTCGCGCGTGGACCTGCTGGCGCGCCTGAATGCCGCCAACATCCCCTGCGGCGAAGTGCTCGGCATGCTCGAGGCGCTGCAATCGGAACGCACCGCGCAGGCGGGGCTGCTGCACCGGTTCGAAGACAGCGAAGCGGGCCCGCAGGCCGTGCTGGCCCCGCCGTACGCCATGGATGGCGCGCGCATGCCCGTGCGCATGCCCCCGCCGCATATGGGCGAACACACGCAGTCCGTATTCAGCGAGCTGCTGCAGCTCGACGACGATGCCATCGCGGCGCTGCGCGCCGACGGCGTCATTTGA
- a CDS encoding substrate-binding periplasmic protein, whose protein sequence is MADASIGWPPSRHPGPDSHGDTFANARARSRRLAVGTVFAIALAAAAALLWHGARAPAGPLLEAVLAKGELVVSVREYARPAPPGQPSPPEPDAFDVAAARYLADRLHVNLRIVTGWQAGTADLDLAGARAVRANAVATPYTGGTGALVVLRGSAYARAGDLAQREVCVPQGSPYLSTLSQRTNAVPRLYPSAIRAVAGFMAGECQALADDEVVIARLLSLPEWRFYRRLSDKVPADEGNPEVTMRADDRASAAWLDRAVRDWRSGGALTHARERRAGDIAFEVTQLQDGLVCHS, encoded by the coding sequence ATGGCTGACGCATCGATTGGCTGGCCGCCATCGCGACACCCGGGGCCCGATTCGCACGGCGATACATTCGCCAACGCCCGCGCGCGCTCGCGCCGCCTGGCCGTCGGCACGGTGTTCGCCATCGCGCTGGCGGCCGCGGCCGCACTGCTGTGGCATGGCGCCCGCGCACCGGCGGGTCCGCTCCTCGAGGCTGTCCTTGCCAAAGGCGAACTCGTGGTCAGCGTGCGCGAGTATGCGCGGCCCGCGCCTCCGGGGCAGCCATCCCCACCCGAACCCGACGCCTTCGACGTCGCAGCGGCCCGCTATCTGGCCGACCGCCTGCACGTGAACCTGCGCATCGTCACGGGATGGCAGGCAGGCACTGCCGATCTCGATCTGGCCGGCGCGCGTGCGGTCCGCGCCAACGCCGTGGCGACCCCCTACACAGGCGGCACCGGCGCGCTGGTCGTGCTGCGCGGCAGCGCTTACGCGCGCGCCGGGGACCTTGCGCAACGCGAGGTCTGCGTGCCGCAGGGGAGTCCCTACCTCTCGACGCTGTCCCAGCGCACGAACGCCGTGCCGCGCCTCTATCCCTCGGCCATCCGCGCGGTCGCGGGCTTTATGGCCGGCGAATGTCAGGCACTGGCGGACGACGAGGTCGTCATCGCGCGGCTGCTGAGCCTGCCCGAATGGCGCTTCTACCGCCGCCTGAGCGACAAGGTGCCCGCCGACGAGGGCAACCCCGAGGTGACGATGCGCGCCGACGACCGCGCGTCCGCCGCATGGCTCGACCGCGCGGTGCGCGACTGGCGCAGCGGCGGCGCGCTGACCCACGCGCGCGAACGCCGCGCCGGCGATATCGCGTTCGAGGTCACGCAGCTGCAGGACGGGCTGGTGTGCCACTCGTAA
- a CDS encoding FMN-dependent NADH-azoreductase has protein sequence MKPLELLLLDCSPRRETSTSRHLTNQLLPALTRRFGRPVHVTQRHLGVRPLPAITAEYAESLVLSGDEARARYGNQLAVSDELIRELDGADVVWISTPVHNFTVPAVLKNWIDHVVRRDVTFVTTEAGKVGLLRDRPTFVAVTAGGAMFREPAIQPDFFRPYLTAVLGVIGLKDITYIPSTKLAMVDVPLAAVEEHVRRYLADAQPEA, from the coding sequence ATGAAACCGCTCGAACTCCTGCTGCTCGATTGCAGCCCGCGCCGCGAGACCTCGACCAGCCGGCATCTGACCAACCAGTTGCTGCCCGCGCTGACGCGCCGCTTTGGCCGGCCCGTGCACGTGACCCAGCGCCATCTCGGCGTCAGGCCCCTGCCGGCGATCACCGCGGAGTACGCGGAGTCTCTCGTGCTGTCCGGCGACGAAGCGCGCGCGCGTTATGGCAACCAGCTTGCGGTGTCGGACGAACTGATCCGCGAACTCGATGGGGCCGATGTCGTGTGGATTTCCACGCCGGTGCACAACTTCACGGTGCCCGCCGTGCTCAAGAACTGGATCGACCATGTGGTGCGCCGCGACGTGACGTTCGTCACGACGGAGGCCGGCAAGGTCGGCCTGCTGCGCGACCGCCCGACGTTCGTGGCGGTGACCGCTGGGGGCGCGATGTTCCGGGAACCGGCGATCCAGCCCGATTTCTTCCGCCCCTACCTCACGGCCGTGCTGGGCGTGATCGGTCTCAAGGACATTACCTATATCCCCTCCACGAAGCTGGCGATGGTCGATGTACCGCTGGCCGCCGTGGAAGAGCATGTGCGCCGCTATCTCGCGGACGCGCAGCCCGAAGCCTGA
- a CDS encoding aspartate/glutamate racemase family protein, with amino-acid sequence MKTLGLIGGMSWESTIPYYRQINETVKQHLGGLHSARIVLYSVDFHEIEQLQHAGRWDEAGELVADAGRRLERAGADALVLCTNTMHKVAAQIEAAVDVPLLHIADPTARAIRAAGLSRIGLLGTRFTMEQAFYRSRLEEAHGLRVVTPQAEDREAVHRIIYEELCLGEIRDASRDTYLSVIERLRNDGAEAIILGCTEISLLIAPRHMEDMPLFDTTRLHAIHAAEWALAA; translated from the coding sequence ATGAAAACACTGGGCCTCATCGGCGGAATGAGCTGGGAATCCACCATCCCCTATTACCGGCAGATCAACGAAACCGTCAAACAGCATCTGGGCGGCCTGCATTCGGCACGCATCGTGCTCTATAGCGTGGACTTCCACGAGATCGAACAATTGCAGCATGCCGGGCGATGGGACGAGGCGGGCGAGCTCGTGGCCGATGCCGGCCGCCGGCTCGAGCGGGCCGGCGCGGACGCGCTCGTGCTCTGCACGAACACCATGCACAAGGTGGCCGCGCAGATCGAAGCTGCGGTCGATGTGCCGCTGCTGCATATCGCCGATCCGACCGCGCGCGCCATCCGGGCTGCCGGGCTGTCCCGTATCGGCCTGCTGGGCACGCGCTTCACGATGGAGCAGGCCTTCTATCGATCGCGGCTGGAAGAAGCGCATGGCTTGCGGGTCGTGACGCCGCAGGCGGAAGATCGCGAAGCGGTCCATCGCATCATCTACGAGGAACTGTGCCTCGGCGAAATCCGCGACGCGTCGCGCGACACCTACCTGTCCGTGATCGAGCGCTTGAGGAACGACGGTGCGGAAGCCATCATCCTCGGCTGCACCGAGATCTCGCTGCTGATCGCGCCGCGGCACATGGAAGACATGCCGTTGTTCGACACCACGCGGCTGCACGCGATTCACGCCGCGGAGTGGGCGCTGGCGGCCTAG
- a CDS encoding tripartite tricarboxylate transporter substrate binding protein, which produces MKTTTTDTMTNAQRRHWLKAGAAAAMAAVMPAAFAKAGWPDKYIKMVVAFPAGGPTDTAARILAQKLSERLGQQVVIENKPGASGSIGTAGFIKSAADGYNLSMFGMPALLAPLMYKNNAYDVKKDFLSVATVYVLPMAIVINPAVVPKVETLPDLIRFAKASKTPLNYTSSGTGSFGHLAMEQLKDLGGFDMQHVPYKGSAPAVSDLLGGQIGVMFADVVAALPHIRAGKLKAIALSSPNAKVLLPGVKTVSEQGFANFDFDSWGGLIVPLDTPQSIVERLTSETRDIVTTDKELQQKLVTAGAIASFQDGKQMQARLNKDYDRWSAIVKAKEISAL; this is translated from the coding sequence ATGAAGACCACCACCACCGACACGATGACCAACGCGCAGCGCCGCCACTGGCTCAAGGCCGGCGCGGCTGCCGCGATGGCGGCAGTGATGCCCGCCGCGTTCGCCAAGGCCGGCTGGCCGGACAAGTACATCAAGATGGTGGTGGCGTTCCCCGCCGGCGGTCCGACCGATACCGCCGCGCGCATCCTTGCGCAGAAGCTGTCGGAGCGTCTTGGCCAGCAGGTCGTCATCGAGAACAAGCCCGGCGCGTCGGGCTCGATCGGTACGGCGGGCTTTATCAAGAGCGCGGCCGACGGCTACAACCTGTCGATGTTCGGCATGCCCGCGCTGCTCGCGCCGCTGATGTACAAGAACAACGCATACGACGTGAAGAAGGACTTCCTGTCGGTGGCCACCGTGTATGTGCTGCCGATGGCGATCGTGATCAATCCGGCGGTGGTGCCCAAGGTGGAAACGCTGCCCGACCTGATCCGCTTTGCGAAGGCCAGCAAGACGCCGCTGAACTACACGAGCTCGGGCACCGGCAGCTTTGGCCACCTGGCCATGGAGCAGTTGAAGGACCTCGGCGGCTTCGACATGCAGCACGTGCCGTACAAGGGTAGCGCGCCGGCCGTGTCGGACCTGCTCGGCGGCCAGATTGGCGTGATGTTCGCCGACGTGGTGGCCGCGCTGCCGCATATCCGCGCGGGCAAGCTGAAGGCCATCGCCCTGAGCTCGCCGAACGCGAAAGTACTGCTGCCGGGCGTGAAGACCGTGTCGGAACAGGGTTTCGCCAACTTCGACTTCGACTCGTGGGGCGGCCTGATCGTGCCGCTGGACACGCCGCAGTCCATCGTGGAGCGCCTGACCAGCGAGACGCGCGACATCGTGACCACCGACAAGGAGCTTCAGCAGAAGCTCGTGACGGCGGGCGCCATCGCGTCGTTCCAGGACGGCAAGCAGATGCAGGCGCGCCTGAACAAGGACTACGATCGCTGGAGCGCGATCGTGAAGGCCAAGGAGATCAGCGCGCTTTGA
- a CDS encoding ABC transporter permease, with protein sequence MSSTIESSAAAEAVGVSRDRKTVARAAAPVTLKPAGASALGDRALGLLGIVGFLALWELVPRLGIVSEAYLSPPSQIIVTIWQLIGSGELWKHLAASLQRSLWGLLTAIGLGVTLGLLMGWFKRFEAIVDPILQLFRQTSAFALFPVFILFLGIGETSKVAIIFWASFWPVLLSTISGVRQVDRLLIDSARSMGASQWFVFTKVVLPAASPSIFTGIRLAGTYCITALVAAEMIGAHSGLGFLTLNSQEVFQIPTMYAGILLLALLGLALNYVLALIERRLTRWRRGLTLNG encoded by the coding sequence AGCAGCACGATCGAATCGTCCGCGGCAGCGGAAGCGGTTGGCGTTTCCCGCGACAGGAAGACCGTTGCGCGCGCCGCGGCACCGGTGACGCTGAAGCCGGCGGGCGCCTCCGCGCTGGGCGATCGCGCGCTCGGCCTGCTCGGCATCGTCGGCTTTCTCGCGCTATGGGAGCTCGTGCCGCGGCTGGGCATCGTCAGCGAGGCCTATCTGAGTCCGCCGTCGCAGATTATCGTGACCATCTGGCAGCTGATTGGCAGCGGCGAGCTCTGGAAGCATCTGGCGGCCAGCTTGCAGCGCTCGCTGTGGGGGCTGTTGACGGCCATCGGGCTTGGCGTGACGCTCGGGCTGCTGATGGGGTGGTTCAAGCGCTTCGAAGCCATCGTCGATCCGATTCTGCAGCTGTTCCGGCAGACTTCGGCGTTTGCGTTGTTTCCGGTGTTTATCCTGTTCCTCGGCATCGGCGAGACGTCGAAGGTGGCGATCATCTTCTGGGCGTCGTTCTGGCCGGTGCTGCTGAGCACGATCAGCGGCGTGCGGCAGGTGGACAGGCTGCTGATCGATTCCGCCCGCTCGATGGGCGCGTCGCAGTGGTTCGTGTTCACCAAGGTCGTGCTGCCGGCGGCGTCGCCGTCGATCTTCACTGGCATTCGCCTCGCGGGCACGTATTGCATTACCGCACTCGTCGCAGCCGAGATGATCGGCGCGCATTCGGGCCTCGGGTTCCTGACGCTGAACTCGCAGGAGGTATTCCAGATTCCGACGATGTATGCGGGCATTCTGCTGCTGGCATTGCTGGGGCTCGCGCTGAACTACGTGCTCGCGCTGATCGAACGGCGGCTGACGCGCTGGCGCCGGGGGCTGACGCTCAATGGCTGA
- a CDS encoding GNAT family N-acetyltransferase: MATQITLQHAETDAELAACFGLVQQLRPHLRSAQELVERTATQRAQGYRLLVVWNAGRPVAAAGYRRMDNLIYGPFVYVDDLVTDAGERGRGYGEQLLEAVAEIARAQGCAQLVLDTGLANALAQRFYFRAGLLSRGLHFCMELQ; this comes from the coding sequence ATGGCCACACAGATCACCTTGCAGCATGCCGAAACGGACGCCGAACTTGCGGCCTGTTTCGGGCTCGTGCAGCAGCTTCGCCCCCATCTGCGCTCGGCGCAGGAACTGGTCGAGCGCACCGCCACGCAACGCGCGCAGGGCTATCGCCTGCTCGTGGTGTGGAACGCGGGCCGCCCCGTCGCCGCCGCCGGCTACCGCCGCATGGACAACCTGATCTACGGTCCCTTCGTCTATGTGGACGACCTGGTCACCGACGCCGGCGAACGCGGCCGCGGCTATGGCGAGCAACTGCTCGAGGCGGTTGCCGAGATCGCGCGTGCCCAGGGTTGCGCGCAGCTCGTGCTCGACACGGGACTGGCCAACGCGCTGGCCCAGCGCTTCTACTTCCGCGCCGGACTGCTGTCCCGCGGCCTCCACTTCTGCATGGAACTGCAATGA